In Spea bombifrons isolate aSpeBom1 chromosome 9, aSpeBom1.2.pri, whole genome shotgun sequence, the genomic stretch GGTTTCTACAGTATATGTATGTTATGGCGTTTTACATAACGTAtccttattgttatttttttttgtttctaaatacattttctttcttactTGATTAGATTTTgttaattacttttttcttgcttaaaaaaatcactacaaATTTGTAGTTATATTTGTGGCTGCCAAATTTTGGACAAAATATTAAGAGGCACACAACCCCTAGAGAAGGTTaccatttgaaaaatatataaagttacGTAACTTTTCAGGATTACAGAGgtttcatctgaagaagagacctctgagttCACAAAAGCTTGGTAACTACAACGTTTAATCTTTTCAACCTCAATTTTCACTGGCTAACACGGCTAGATCATCTAAAAATAGGAATAATTTTTAGTCTGATTTTTCTCTATTGCTGTTCGCTATAGGCCTGGTCATTGAATGGCCACCGCTTCCTTAAATCATCTGTGAGTTGGGTATTCACTTATAATTTATACACTAACTGGGCTCTTTGTTCTGATTTAGATTCCTTCCAAGGGCCCCATTGTCATTTCTGAAAGGAGACAATCTTAAAGATCCCATGCGCCAATCTCCAGTGCAGAACAATTCTCTGAAAGGTCAGCCGGCTTTGAAACGTTTAAGCAGATTCTAGAGGGACTCATGGAGAAGTACGAGAAGATTGGGAAGATTGGGGAAGGATCCTACGGAGTCGTGTTCAAATGCAGAAACAGAGACACGGGGCAGATTGTGGCAATAAAGAAGTTCCTGGAGTCAGAAGATGATCCTGTGATTAAGAAGATCGCACTCCGCGAGATACGCATGTTGAAGGTACGGCCAAAATGTATATCGGTTGACAGGGAAGTGTATCCAATAATTTCCACCTCTCCGGCCTTGAATACAGGTGTGCGAGCCGGTACTCTAGCTCAGTCTAGTTTCTGCTAATAAAATATCCTCCACTAATCCAAATAGATCACAGCTGACTCTCAATATGCGTATTATTTTGTAAGCAGATATCCTGTGATTAGGACACTAACCTGACTGCCACCAAACCTATTCATCAAAAAAACACTGGCGGGGTATTGCAAATGGGAACCAAATCCAtgaataaaactgaaaaaaaaataatttgtagcaTTCTCCCCACATTCTTCATTTTGCCCTCTATGCTCCCCCTCTTCACTCTTCATTTTGCCCTCTATGCTCCCCCTCTTCACTCTTCATTTTGCCCTCTATGCTCCCCCTCTTCACGCTTCATTTTGCCCTCTATGCTCTCCCTCTTCACTCTTCATTTTGCCCTCTGTGCTCCCTCTCTGCAGGCTTCGTTTTCCTGCAGTATTCCTGAATGTATACGTCCGGCACACCCATGGGTTTAAATCTGTTGACTCCActtaacataccgtatttactAAAGTCATACCAGAGTTCCATATacttttacattgtatttatagagcgccGGCGGGATATACATTAGGTATAACATATGATGGCGCCTGGCTCGGTAGGTTAACATGCATTGTCTTCTGTGGGGGCCGGTGAGCTTCATGGGGCAGAGCCTGCTTTTGTTATTACTTTTGAGTTATATAGAATCAAAATTTCATTCCCTTCTCTGATTCGTGAAATAAAACTAGCAAAGCATGATATACCGTTATTATGTGGTCGTtcttgtttaataataatattatatattataaaaacatttactaTTTACACAGTTGACACAATACTTGCATAATAACTGAAGCCAAAGTGGggtttattttgaaatgtaaaaaagtgtAAGGTTTTGGTTCTCTCCTGCTCCAAACATTCATCTTTTCTGATGGATTGTGTAAAATTTTAGAACAATGTCATAAACTAGAATATTATCGCTTTCACTGAGGTCCTGGTTTTATGAAGCATATGGTGTCTTCTATCAGTGTATCTATCATCTACCTCTAGCACTATCCTAATAATCTCTATCCATCTCTATCTCTATCCATCCACCCAATTTTatcaatattataattattattattatatcactattTATCCTTCCACccaattattgtattattattattattattattattattattattattattattatttctatctctatctatcatctaCCTCTGTCACTATCATGAtcatatctgtctgtctgtctatctatctatctaatctattATGACTGTCCAAGTAGGAAACCCCTGtgatggaaaatgttttgtgtagaggAGGGATCTGGGGTGGATTACAGATGGTGTAAAGGTCATGGTGACGTGTATCTCTTTTTCCGTGGAGCTCCCGATATAGACTCCTTGCTGTAAACAAGCTTGCGTTCTGTCGGAACCTTTTCTTTCCTTGAGGAAATCCATGCATGCTTTTGCACAATAACAAAACCCAAGCATCATCTCTGCAGAAACCTAATCTTCAGGGCCTGAATATTTCATTAATCAGAATGACGCCGTCTGCCCAAAACCTACAGCGTGCACGTCGTGACACGGGCTCCTTAACCCTTTGGGGTGCTCACGACGGAGATTCCAGGGTGATTCTACACATCCCACCCTGACCTATTCTGAAATGAACTAAACATGCAGTAACCATGGAAACAAGTTGcttgactgcagataagaagTAATTCCAGATTTCCTCTAATGTATGACACGGTGGTTGGAAGGCAATTCAATGCATCCACTCCCATTACTAAGATTTTCACTCAGAACTATTTAGCTTTTCAGTTCTGGATATCCTCGTTCTAAGACAAAAAATGCTTTCTGTTTGATCCCTTTGATTCCAAACATTACCCCAGGGTTAGAGGATTTCTCTGATGCTGTCAATAATGATTTAGTAAGACCTTCCAGAAGATACGACTGACCATACTGGGTTTCTTCTCTAAGGAGGGCCCTGTTGACATAAGTGTGCCCCGTAATTAATGTGACAAGAATGCATTTCCATCTCGCCCCAACTGTGATGGCAGATCAGAGCCATTCACCCGTTTTTTATTGATGTAGAAATGAGTCATTGAGTCTCATCATCATATTCAGGACAATATACTAGCGACTGGTGAGCGCCTTCTGGGACGATGCAGAAAAGTTGGGTCCAGTCGAGGCAGTATAACACCCTTGATTAGAACCAGTCGGCCCAATAACCATCATATGAAGCTCTGCTCTTCGGAGCTACATTGTCTGAGTTTATTCATCAAAACATCCTCACCCAAGCAGTCCctctccttctgtctcattATCCCTCAACCTccttatagattgtaagctcacaggagCAGGACCCTGTCCTCCTTCCTTTCCAGGATATCTTAACGtgtgttcatgttattgttcattttagaTATTGAGAATTTCAATATGAATGGTAATTCTGTATTCTCCCAATTGTAATAaagctacagaatctgctggcagatattaatattttatgttatgaGATGGTgtaatcaccatggcaaccaatagcATAGCCCTGTTCactggtttctatggtgataagaccattgGAGCTTGCCGGCCGCCCGCCGGCATTAGGCCTCTCTTACCGTGCAGCCGCTTTGGGACTAGTTAATAAATAAGTGTTGAAAATAACCTGACGATCCCTCGCTCGTTATCACGGCGGTGCCATAGACACACGCATGCGCAGCTCTGCTGCATTTTACGGGCTTCCTACCCCTCGTCGCCCTGCCGCTTGTAAAGTTAGTGGGTttattgttctttatttttcctcCCACGCCAGAATATGGCAGCCCTTGAATGCTTGATGACTTTTATCAGTGTTGGTTTAACATGTGGAGGCTTGCTTGAAACTTTTAGTAAATAGTAACTAACTGTGTTTGTACGGCGCCGGAATGCCAGCGCCCGTCCGACATATTTGTTTGTGTTGTTAAGCtgctgtttctttaaaaaaataaatcctccCTTTACAGTCgggctaaaaaataaataaataaaagcaaatatttaatgAGCGCTGGTTTGTATCCAACAATACCTGGGAGTGCGGTGTTTGCCGGGATGTAGAGAAATCCCTTTTGTGTGGACAGTAAACACCGAGGATCACCAGACcctttttaaagtgttttgatGGGTTGGGAATTAAGTGATTCACATGCACTTTGTCTCCGTGACATGGAACACGACAAGAGATATTCGGAGTGTTCTGACCCAGGAAAATAACATGTCAGATGATCTAAGGAGGCTTATTTACATAACAGCCAGACCACAAGATTGCATCAAAATATATGATGACCACAATGAGCCTgtaatatatacggtatatggaaACGCACACATTTGAATTAAAGATATATACCTGCCTTCAGTCCCCGATTTGCCGAGATAGTCCTGGTTGTCATAGCAAATGTCCCATTTAGCCACTGTGCTTTTGGGAAAAAGGGAGGAGGTACTTGTTAATCCGTGTCatcgctatgatgtcatataggtCCAATTTTCTATTATTGACCCCGAACTGTTTTTGGGCATGTGAGGGTATTGGGTAGATTACACACGTGACACgtatatatctttattattgtgtttttttttacatagcaaTTGAAACATCCCAACTTAGTAAATCTCCTGGAAGTCTTCAGAAGAAAGCGGAAGTTGCACTTAGTGTTTGAATATTGCGATCACACGGTCCTCCACGAGCTGGACCGGTACCCACGGGGGTAAGTcactttataattaataatcGTACGTCTCGTTAGTGGCAGGAACGTGTTCTTGAGACGGTATCACAGAGCCTTGTTTGCCCGTCTCTGGCGTCCATCGAGTTAAAGCAGACACCACCTCCGATACACAAGTTTTGGCCTTCTGTTAAGTAGAAGCCATTTGTGGGGCGTGTTGCGGGTGCAAAGTTTAATGTTCTCCTCTCTCTACGCTGTTTGCTCTCAGTATTGGGTAAACAATGCTGCAGTTTAATATATTGGCTGCGGTCTGGCCAGGTCACTTGGTGCTATGGCAATGTTTGGTAAATGTGCAGGTGAATTGCCGGATGAATGAGTGGCGTCGGGCTGATTGATTGAACCCCGATGCAAACAGCAGAATCCCCGCATTACTGATACACTGACTTCACCCAACATAAACTGATAGATTACTAAGGGTCCCCTCATAACGGGGACAGATCACAGAAAATAAGGATTTTAGATGCTTCTTTGCTTTTAGATGCTCATTAACGCTTTCACGTCTCAAAGCTTCTCCAACTCACCATCTCTGCGAAGCGTAGATTACATTTCGGTATCACTGTTTAAATTTAGGGGGATAAAAGGATTGGGATGCTaaacttaaagggttaaagtcaacaaaccaaatatttggccaatgtaagggttaaatatataacCCACTAATTTTACATTCATACAAAATTCTTGCAGAGGAAACTGACGTAtaatttcagggttttttttaggcTGTGATCAGCACACCGCAGGGGCAATCTTTTAattacccccctccccaaaaaaaagaattgaaataTACCATGCTTTGAAAATAGGACCTAGATTATTTCAATTTGGCTGACTAGGTATGATGAGAGTTGCTGTGTTCAAGGTTTCTCGTTACAGAACTATTGTGTATGAAGAATTAACAATGAAATTAAAAGATTAAGAAGCAGTGGGTTTTAAAGCCAGAGATGTATTTACTTTTGGAATCAACTCTGATTACAACGTATCGCAACACACGGTCTTCACAAACCATAGAAAAACCGCAATCCCTTGGCGCTTCGGATAAAGTCGCCCACAACAGATGTAAATCACTTAGCAAGCTGCAGTTCTTCGCAGACCAGTGCCTTCCTTATGAGATTATATGATTGAGTGACACTAAAGCCTCTTACTCCACTTACAGCAATGAGAAGCACACGCATGGTCTGTGATACCGAGAACGCAATATGTACTTCAATGCATTAAGTGCAGTTGAAGAGGCAGTTAGAGCGCTTAGCGAGCTTAGGTTATCTAAAGCAGAAAATATGAGGGAACAGTAGCCAAAACAAACAAAGGTATTACAGCGAGAGCTTATTCACTGGAATATCTGACGAAGTGTGTTGCTTTGCCCCGGACTAATTAAACAATTGCAACATGACATGGAAATGGAAAGCCTCCTACTTGTTTGTATGGTTACAGGGTTTTCCTTACAAGCGGAAATCATTGTCATGCGGCTGAGATGCGTCAGGCTGTGCTCGTAGGAAGATGAAGTTTGGGTTTTTCAGACCCTGCTTGGACTGCTGGCACTGAGGCCCATCAGTGGACCATGTCTTTGTGGTGACCATCGTAGTACCAGAGGCTTCTTGTGTCATTGGTTGGCCATGTCTTTGTGGTGACCACCTTAGCACCAAAGGCACCTTGTGTCATTGGTTGGCCATGTCTTTGTGTTGACCACCTTAGCACCAAAGGCACCTTGTGTCATTGGTTGGCCATGTCTTTGTGGTGACCACCTTAGCACCAAAGGCACCCTGTGTCATTGGTTGGCCATGTCTTTGTGGTGACCACCATAATACCAGAGGCTTCTTGTGTCATTGGTCATCAATGTCATTGTGGTGTCCACCTTAGCACCCAAGGCACCTTGTGTCATTGGTTGGCCATGTCTTTGTGTTGACCACATTAGCACCAAGAGGCTCCTTGTGTCATTGGTTGTCCATGTCTTTGTGTTGACCACCTTAGCACCAAGAGGCTCCTTGTGTCATTGGTTGGCCATGTCTTTGTGGTGAGCTCCTTATCACCAAGAGACTCCTTGTGTCATTGGTTGGCCATGTCTTTGTGGTGAGCTCCTTATCACCAAGAGGCTCCTTGTGTCATTGGTTGGCCATGTCTCTGTGGGGATCACCTTAGTACTCCCCACGATACCTTACTCCCAGCTCTCCTTtataaagcaaacaaaatgccccccccctcttgTAGGGTGACCTGATGACTCCTTTAACCAGAGACACATTCAGTATCACCGATCTATAACGTAAAGGAAGGGAGATCACCAACaggcatcatattccacagcgctatGCAATAAGcaagcaggacataacaagtagtgcatcacaaaAATGTAGATCTTCAGAAACAAAAGCTGATGAGGACCCCTGGAAGATCAAATGATGAACCTAGCGGCCCACTGGGTGATTGCCCTGTCTGCCTGATGGCCAGTCCATGTCTGTTgttcttattttgtttattataaccTGTATAATTGGCTTTTAAAAGGTTGAATGAAAGCCTGTAGCCTCGTCAGCCTTACGGTATTTGGAGGATATCAGGACTGTGTGTTTATGAGGCAGGATTCAATTCTCAGCCTTTTTACGGCTGTAGTTTATGGTTTTATTGCTGGAAAGGAATTCATTTCAGACCATGGCTTTTGTTGGTTTCTGTGGCAGCACAATGTACACAGCTTTCCGTTGCACCCAATCCATGcgtaataaagggttaataatcaGAAAAACAGCAATTTATATGAATTCTAAAAAAATGCTGCCACTATAAGCCAATTAGAAAGGTGGCACAgctaatttaaccctttattaccATGAGGGTATTTCAGTTCTGTTCTTCCTCTTGCCCCAAAAATAAAGTGTGGCCGGTGTAGCCAGTAGGTGACCACACCAGACATTATTGCTACGATGCACACGCATTTCACGTGCTGATGAGGTgtacatgtaaagtgctgccccctgcagtgtgtgggctgtatatatgatataataaggGGAGATTCCATTCTGTGGGTTTAACCCCCCAAAATTGCAGGGGGCAGATCATAGTCAGGTCAATGTGAGATGTATGTGCGTCCTAAAAATAATGGCTGACGTGGTCAAAGCCGGTCAATCTATTAATTccacacgctgccccggctgcactTTAATTGGCAGTTCAGTTGCTCTCATTTATTGGGTTAACTCTAAAAATTAAAACACTGAATGTGATTATATACTTCGCATAACGAGACTTGCTCTGTTCTCCCTGATCAATGAGAATGGAAATAACGCCCAGTGTCACAATTATCGGACGGGAAGCCCTAGGAGTCCCCGGATGTGAAAATGCTTTTGTCGCCACATTCTGTAAAAGTTTAAGCGGTTGAACCCGTGTCGTTTGCTTTCCTTGCAGAGTTCCGGAACATCTTGTGAAAAGCATTACCTGGCAAACGTTACAGGCGGTGAACTTCTGTCACAGACATAATGTGAGTATCGCCTCGGCCGTATGCGGGATGTTTTACTGATCTTCTGATCCATACATTGCTTTTATCCTGCACAGCTTCTAGAAACCCATATCAAAAGCAAATACGTTTTCATTCTTGCGCTTTTGCAAGAAGAGACCCTTTAAGGCCTTTCAGTAAGTATCCCAGAGCAAAATGCTTTGGATGGGGTTTGCACCTTGTATCTGTTATATTGGCCTAATCTACCAGATGTGAACATTAACttcttgtggtaaacaatagtgTGTCTTAGTCTTATCATCCAGAGGGACTTTCTGACTATTTAAGGTCTTTGTGGAAAAGGGGACTTCGTTAACATAAATAGGACTTCATTTcctttgccataaagaatcccCTTAGTGTGGTGAATTTAACCCAAAATAACCCATGTCTGCCTACAACGGCGACCTCCAGATCTGTTGGTAAACAAgttgaaaatgtaaaacaacaaCTCGTCCGCTTTAATCTCCCTCCCAAAGCCATTGTGCAACCAAATATAGAAGCAATTAGCATTTGTAGGTAGATTACGGTGCACCGCGGCTTCTCATCTTCCACTTATCCCTCCCGTGACGCCTTGTCTTTGGCTTTGATCATTTCAATGGCAGGCTGCAGTTTTAACTAATTGTCAGCGTACCTGAGAGTCTGGGATAAAGAGAAGATCTGCCGAGTGATACAGTCACACCTCAACACCTCGGTGCCAACAGCGCTAATGAGTACGAAGTCCCTTATTACtaatctaataaataaaaatcaaagggCAATATCATACATCAAAAGAGTAACGCCCTGCTGCGTCCACCTGGTTGGATTTTCCTtccacgtgtgtgtgtgtgtgtgtgtgtgtgtatatatatctatatatatatatatatatatatctatatatatatatatatatatatatatatatatacggtgtatatatatatatactggccAAACTTCTAGCCAATGTATACAGTAGATGATGTATCTACTTACAACTGCGTTATGATATCATTCTGTAGGGAGTCCACGCAGCTCCATTTATTTAATCCTAATCCACGtacaagcaatatttttttttatatattttgatctatacattgtgttaaATCTTATTGTTATGttgttgttatcattattattgttgttttaaccAAATACATTTGGCGTCTGtcactttttttattcacaGTGCATTCACCGGGATGTGAAACCGGAGAATATCCTTATAACCAAGCACTTTGTCATCAAGTTGTGCGACTTTGGATTTGCCCGAATACTAAGTGAGTATTGCACACAACTATCTAGGTTACCAGCCCTGGGGGGTCCTGCGGCTTTGTACCGGTTGAACCTAAAATGAGGGCCCCTCGTCAGTACAGCGATATAgcaatatagtatatagtaatagtatATGCCAGCTGTAAACCATGGGTATGATATAGCGCGAACATATTACGCACAACTCCCCTTCTACATCGGATTCCATCCCTACAGTCTAATTAAAGGATGTCCAACGAGTCCTCCGGGGCAACAGGTCCTGCCGGAGGTAATTATCCAGTATAATGAGCTAATTGTTTATCCCCAAGCCTTGCGATTAGTCTTCTACCCTGCAGCGCTGAAactggtcagccctggtctagatcttttagtgttttatatacCGGTAAACTACTAGTTCAGcccattttattgattttgttttctcaaCCTGCTTGTCTTGTCAGCAATTCAACTGTagctataaatgtatgtttgtaaatgtaCCTTTTTATGGTGACACTTTTAATAGATTAGCAAAACAACTGTAATAAAGCTACCGGGCGCAGGCGTCTTGTTTTGTTGCCAGCCTCGTAAGAGACGACTAATTTATAAACAAAGAGGCAGACATTCATCTTAATGcgattctatatattttatatcatctTTATTTTCAGCTGGACCCTGTGACTACTACACCGATTATGTGGCTACCAGGTGGTACCGCTCGCCCGAGCTGCTGGTTGGGGACACGCAGTATGGCCCACCGGTGGACGTTTGGGCCATCGGCTGCGTCTTTGCCGAGTTATTGTCTGGCACTCCTCTTTGGCCAGGAAAGTCTGACGTCGACCAGCTTTACCTTATCAGGAAAAGCCTGGGTGAGTAATTTTTACCGATTATAGTCTTCAGCATCTTGGGATAAATTGATTAAAGGACGATGTACTACTACAGATATCTAACCTCATTTTCagtgaaaaatgtttattacaacATAGATGTCATAGATGTAAAGTGGTTGTCTTTACAAATATGCGTATATTCATAACCTGCATTTATATAGATAGTGCTCTATATAAGCCAGACTTTAGCGTATTCTGATGAGTGGATACAGAGCGCTGGGAAAGAGGACCGCCAATGACTCAAAGCAAATAGCACTTTGGAATAATTAAATCTGcttaaaaaacttttatttttgtattgtgaTTACAAATCCAAaccaaaattgcaaaaaaaaaagatatatggcagcgaaaaaatacatattcaacAACTCATGGGGTTTTGTTCTCTGCTTCCAGGAGATCTGATTCCGAGGCACCAGCAGGTGTTCAGCACTAATCAGTTCTTCAGCGGCGTCAGCATCCCGGATCCTGAAAACATGGTGAGAAAAATACAAGACCTCAGAGAACAACCTAAATCTATAAAACGCGCTGAAAAATGAAGAATGCGCTGCGCATGCAGAAGGCGTCAATGACACGCCCACCAAAAGAAGCCACGCCCCCCAGCTTCCTGCGTATAGGAGTCGGGGCATATATAACATGTCCTCGTATTCCTGGGGGTCTGgtattttattgatataaaaCAACGATATAGCATATAACGACCGAGCTGCCACTTTGCTATTTAACTAGAACCATTTTCTGAGATAGCAGccgaatatttttttgtttatctctGCAGGAGCCTTTGGAGGCCAAGTTCCCAAACATCTCTCCTCTTGCACTGGGACTGATGAAGGTAATATGTTCTTTTCAATCACTTGTAATAGTTACTAGTTTCTCAGGGGGCATTCTTGTATCGGGTATCGCAGTGTATGTGAGCGCATTGACCGTTTTGCCCCACTCAGGGCTGTCTGCACATGAACCCCGCTGAGCGGCTGACGTGCCAGCAGTTACTGGAGCACCCGTACTTCGACAGCATTCGGGATGAGGGGGACTCCGGAAAAGATTCGCAGAGAGGAAACAGGAGGCAGACAAGACTGCACAGAAAACATTTCCCGGGGGTAAGTGGCATAAACACGAGAATAACAAGGGAATCATTTCCAGTAACGATCACCCACGTGATGTCCCCTATTCCTTTATTCTATATCGTGAGTTTGTAGGGAGATTTCATCCCACTGACTGCACTATAAATCACGGAAGGGCCAATCCTTCGATAACCGCAAATTAACCTTCTAATATCGGCGTGGCTGGTtctagaccaagtagcacccaAGGCAATTAATCTCCATGCACACACCCGTCTTTTCTTACATGTAGAATGGAGATGTAGGCACAAAGCTATTGCCCATGGCCCCAACGCTTGGGAAGACTTCCATATCGCTCCAGGTAGGCACCAGATCTCCTTCTACCCTGCTGGGGGCATTTTCTTTGGATGACTGCTGGTGCTCGCCTTGTTCCGGGTGACCCAAGGCCTGGCACTAAGACCTGCCCAGAATTCATCCGATGTCTTTCGGGAAGTGGCTTTCCCCATCGTCTGTTAGGCCGTTCTAAGTGTATCCCATTTCTGTTTTCTCTTCTCCAGCTGCAGCATCTCCCGCAGTTAACCAACAGCAACATTTTACCGGCGTTGGAGAGCAAAAAATACTATTCCAACACCAGAAAATTCAACTACCGCTTCCCCAACATATAGATGGGACAGAGGGGCAGCAAGAGACTcgttaaatatttattgttcttGGAACAAAGTGGCCGGAATTTGTGAGCAGAAAATGAGATGCACGCTTATTCCGGTAAACAGCGAGCGCGGcctttgaaatgtatttataggaTTCGGCAGTTTAGATGCAAATAAACCGTACAGCAATATAATCCCCAGTGAAGCCCATCTGTGCTCCCAGCGCCTTTAATTATACTGAGAACGTCCGCGCAGCAATGGATTGTAGCTCGCAGAATTCTGTCtctatatatcatatttaaccACATAGACAGATGCAATAAATATTCCGACAGAAGGAAATATGCTTGTTTTCCCAGAGTCTTAATAACCTTCAAAGTAAATTATATACCAAGATCTACATTTGCATACTTAACCAACTTTCTAGTGCTCCCAAACTGCATATGTGATGTCATGCGTTTCTGCCCATGATATGTGATGTGGGCAAGGGTGTGATGTCATGGAATGTTGCACTCTGCATACTAAGCTGCCTACATCTGCTGTGACAGCCAACACCTGGACATAAGTCCGCTGCAACAAGGAACATTATTTTAGATGGTCCTGCACATGGAGACCACCAGCCACAAAATGAAGGAGCTAGTGGAAAACCACtctggtgtcacatgacctcaTGAACCCGCTAAGCAACCGCCACCTGGGTACCACACACAACGGAAAAGCCGGCTCTCTATAGAGCTGGTTAGCGTTCAGCTGGTGAAACCCTAGGGGCCAGGAGAAAGTCACAATCACAATGGTGACCTGGTGCCTGAGGTTTCGTCGAGTCCCGTTATAATATATGATAACATCTTTTCGCTGCATCCATATTAAATCTCCAGAGGAAAACTGGCTTAATTTGCTGTATCTTAATATTACTTTTGTACAAAGGTAacctttttatgattttttttttgtaagaaatgtACACatgtaaaagtgtttttattgtaaCTTCTAAAATCCATTTTATATATGCAGTGTAATTATAAAAGTCTGTAACCCAAAAATAAATTTGTGACTTTTACCATCTAATGGtaataaaattctaaaaataaaagcttaTCTGactctatatatgtttttacattttatctgtttttatttttctcttaaatACATGATCAGTGGGTTTTATATCCTTAAACTGAGAAAATCCCAAATAAGAGATACTTATTTAATCTCGTCGTGCCATGTAGATCTACAGCCTTCAGGCACCTGTCTTTTCCTTCGCCGTAAGTACTGAAGTGCCCCTTGAAGTGTTTTTGTGTGAAACATCCTGCAGATACCCCCTGCGGGCACTGTTTTTGAGTTGCAGGTTAGTGTGCCAGTGGTACAGACAGCTGCCAGCTGAATAAAGCTGTTGGGGAGAATGCCCAGAGTATACCTTTGTCTCTGCTCTCGAGTATACCCTTGTCCCTGCTCTCGAGTATACCCTTGTCCCTGCTCTCAAGTATACCCTTGTCTCTGCTCTCGAGTATACCCTTGTCCCTGCTCTCGAGTATACCCTTGTCCCTGCTCTCGAGTATACCCTTGTCTCTACTCTTGACACTAAATGTCCATAATTCATCA encodes the following:
- the CDKL1 gene encoding cyclin-dependent kinase-like 1; the encoded protein is MEKYEKIGKIGEGSYGVVFKCRNRDTGQIVAIKKFLESEDDPVIKKIALREIRMLKQLKHPNLVNLLEVFRRKRKLHLVFEYCDHTVLHELDRYPRGVPEHLVKSITWQTLQAVNFCHRHNCIHRDVKPENILITKHFVIKLCDFGFARILTGPCDYYTDYVATRWYRSPELLVGDTQYGPPVDVWAIGCVFAELLSGTPLWPGKSDVDQLYLIRKSLGDLIPRHQQVFSTNQFFSGVSIPDPENMEPLEAKFPNISPLALGLMKGCLHMNPAERLTCQQLLEHPYFDSIRDEGDSGKDSQRGNRRQTRLHRKHFPGLQHLPQLTNSNILPALESKKYYSNTRKFNYRFPNI